Within Leptospira limi, the genomic segment AGTTGTTTATCAGACAGATAGCTATCCCAAGAAGCGAGATTCTTTCCATTGGGTTGTGCTAAATTAGGAATGTCTTCTATCAATTCCTCTGAATCTGATTCAAACCGCTCCCGAATCCGAGTTAATTTTTCCATATACTCAGAAATCTTTTCAATATTCCCAGATTTTAAATCAGAAAGATTGACTTTCAAAGATTCTATTTCAAGTGTAAATTTCTTCTTTATTTTTTCTAAATTTTTCTTTGATTCTTTATACCTTTGTAAGAACTCTTTCGTTATTTCTTTGGCTTCTAAGTCGAATGGTCTATCTTTCTTTTTTTGTTCTGCCGCATATTCCTCCTTGGGTTTAGTAGCAAGATAAGTTAGTGCAATATCTTTAAAAATTTCAGTTAAGATATGCTTAAATCCTCTATAATATTTATCTTTTATAAAGCCTTCCCTTCCAGCTTTATCTTTTAAGCCAGGATTATTATTGGATGTAATTCCAACATAACCAAACATACGTCTATGAGAAAATACATACGTTCCACTTCTTAAGTTTCTACGATACTCAAACTCTAAGAAATCTTGGTCATCTCTACCATAAGGCATTACTCGAATTCCATCGCGGTAAACGTATAACGCGCCTATTTCCGCCAATTTATCGCTAAAGTATTTATGTCTATCACTCGAAAGTGATGTTTCATCAACTTTTCCTAAAACATACCCAACTTTTAAATCTAAAGTGCCAGGGTAATCGCTTCTGGCGGGTAGATCTTTTGTTTGATATTCATATTTATAAATTTCATTAAACCTTCTAAAAGTCCCTTTCGCAAAACCATTCTTGTCAATTGTCAAATCTATTTCGTAATCAGCTTCTTTGAAATCTTCCTCTATCCAGAATGCATCAGCAGCATTAAATGCTTCCTTGTTATCAATATATGGTTTTATTTCGATTCGAGGTTTTTCTCCCGAAAAATGATTGTTGAAGCCAAAGAAAGTTTTCATTCCTTCCGATGCACTCGACTCTTCGCCTTTAATTTCTCTTCTTTCTCTGAAAATTTCAGCAACCTCATCCTTAGTATCGAAAATATAGAAACTAGTTCCCATCGAATCAATTGGGAAATTAACAGATTTCAAGCTAGAGTTAAAAACAATTTTTGATAATTTTTCAATTTCACTAATGGAATTATAGGATTTTGAATTTTTATTAATCTGCTTTTTATTTTCATCTAACCAATCAATAAAGAATTCATTTAAAAGTAATGCCGCATCATACGGCTTATCATTAGCACCTAACGTTATAAAAGGAATGTATATTTCATCTAGATTGAATTGTGAAAATTTAAATAGATCCCAAAACACCAATGCCATGGTTCTTTGAAGATCTTTTCCTTTTCCCCAACGTGTCCAAACTAAAACTGCTGAGCCCAGTGATGCGACCGCCAAACGACCGATCCCTTTTTCTCCAAACGGAGAAAATTTGTCGATATTCTTCCTTTGCTCGTTTGAGGCATATTTAAGGTACTCACTATCCGGTTTACTATGCCGAGAATCAGTTGCAAGAACTAGCCATTTATCTCTAAGATCCGAAGCTCGCATTCCTAAGCCATTGTCTGAGAATTCGAGAATACTTTCTTTAGTATGATAATGTGCAACGATATTGCTTGCCTGTGCATCTACTGAATTTTTGAATATTTCAGTGATTGCTGAAGATGCATCAGCAATTTGCTCGCGACCAAGAAGATCAACGACTCGGGCCTTCGTTCTAAAACTGATTTTTTCCATTAATTCCTCAAATCCTCTGCTGCATATCTTGCTATAATTCGCAGTCAAAATGAATTTCTGCGGCAAGAAATTCTTTCATTACGATCTTAACTTTTATACTATCGACAGATTGTTGTAATTGGAATCGATAAACTCCATTTTGGACAACTATCCATCCTCTTTCATCCAAATTTTGCCTTTCAAATAGCCTAATCAGTAATCTACTCCCAACCTCTGGAAATAAGTCAGGTTCGCCCACAAAAGATTCGAATTGGTTTTTAAAAGTGTCATCCATTCTTGGGAGGAAGTTCATTTTCAATTCTTTGGGAATTTGCTCCACATAAAGACCAAGTTCGAATCTTATATGGCCAAGAGCATTCTTGATCAATACATTTTCGAAACGATCATCTATAAATAGCTCTTTAAATATTCTACTATTGTTTCCATATGTCCTCTCCAATTGATTCTTCAAATCAGATTTCATTGAAAGAATGTTGGTTACTCTTTCGTTCATAATCCAATCGTAATCATAGTGAAAAGATTTTAAAAATTCAACTGCACAGGCAACATATTCCTCATCTTTAGAGAAACTACCATTACATTTTATGCAGGAGGGAACTACTGATAGATCCGTTGGGAATGGCTCGTCTAATAGTATTTTGGATGGACAGTGGTCTCGTGATTGCGACTCAGCTTGTTTGCAAAAAGTGCAGAAATTTTTCATTCTATCAAATGCAATTCCTTGAATACGTATCATTCACCATCCCCTTCAAAATCTCTCCTCTTTTCTCCTCCGCCTTCCCGATCCTTTCTTCCAGCTCATCGCATAACGCCAAAAACTCGTCCACCTTTTCCACAATCCGTTTTTGTTCGGCAAGAGGAGGAAGGGGGAGAGGAAATTTTGACAGCTTTGTCATACTTAATCCTTCACGGGATACACCAACCTGCTCTTTAAAAACTAAATTTTGAAAAAAGTCTGATATTATCAATTTATGCAAA encodes:
- a CDS encoding ATP-binding protein, coding for MEKISFRTKARVVDLLGREQIADASSAITEIFKNSVDAQASNIVAHYHTKESILEFSDNGLGMRASDLRDKWLVLATDSRHSKPDSEYLKYASNEQRKNIDKFSPFGEKGIGRLAVASLGSAVLVWTRWGKGKDLQRTMALVFWDLFKFSQFNLDEIYIPFITLGANDKPYDAALLLNEFFIDWLDENKKQINKNSKSYNSISEIEKLSKIVFNSSLKSVNFPIDSMGTSFYIFDTKDEVAEIFRERREIKGEESSASEGMKTFFGFNNHFSGEKPRIEIKPYIDNKEAFNAADAFWIEEDFKEADYEIDLTIDKNGFAKGTFRRFNEIYKYEYQTKDLPARSDYPGTLDLKVGYVLGKVDETSLSSDRHKYFSDKLAEIGALYVYRDGIRVMPYGRDDQDFLEFEYRRNLRSGTYVFSHRRMFGYVGITSNNNPGLKDKAGREGFIKDKYYRGFKHILTEIFKDIALTYLATKPKEEYAAEQKKKDRPFDLEAKEITKEFLQRYKESKKNLEKIKKKFTLEIESLKVNLSDLKSGNIEKISEYMEKLTRIRERFESDSEELIEDIPNLAQPNGKNLASWDSYLSDKQLFETKTNKQLVEFSKQLDSALKKFSDKYLYLQKLDSRLKKQEERLFLNLEVKKSELLSCLDEIQSKRIPSWLKKHKSDIERIVRNPLGDNPALTVVNGEVEDLEKFERALSDQTKLAKVTIEPYWDSILRDIKRMSAAKSMESAIGDLHRELEGLQERELIYVELAQLGLIVEGIDHEYRVLFKQAKEDFKTLNKSFNQNTFKDLESVFESINEKIESLSPLYRAGKRRYETVTGSEIFLFLKERFKDEFEVGLIQVSKSVLNLVWKNTNRSVLYASLINIINNAKYWIDKSPSNPEIRFTIDPKGLVVSDSGPGIAERDKERIFEAYFSRKPTGRGLGLYLSRTALKFHGMDLVLSEIKMKNALDGANFLIMMPKQDEEG